The Buttiauxella selenatireducens genome has a window encoding:
- a CDS encoding DUF6094 domain-containing protein — MALMFPRLARNFARNGYYPTDECTLERILAALVPDDGAGTLRILDPCAGEGVAVTEIACYLGERAQAYAVEYEAERAAHCTTLADVTLHSDLMETIISPQAFSLLFLNPPYGDLVKEDASDARKTGRARLEKQFYQRTVDNLMYDGILVLVVPHYTLDKAFAGWLANSFTDVQIFAAQTDQFKQVVIFGKRIRRHQRKADEARDIVQCLVAIGLGEETATSLPQLWSRPYRVPAVRQPLKHFYRVTMEPVQLEAEIHQLQGLWPVFATSLCLQPRCQRPPARRLSRWHLALALAAGAITGVITSPTGRTLVVRGDTWKVKDRKTTFTEDDDGNITEIITMTDRFVPAIAAWDMTAGSATLGELISVR, encoded by the coding sequence ATGGCTTTAATGTTCCCGCGCCTGGCGCGCAATTTCGCCCGCAATGGTTATTATCCCACCGATGAATGCACACTTGAGCGCATTCTGGCCGCCCTGGTTCCGGATGACGGAGCAGGAACGCTGCGCATACTTGACCCTTGCGCCGGAGAAGGTGTGGCCGTCACGGAAATCGCCTGCTATCTGGGAGAACGGGCGCAGGCTTATGCTGTGGAGTACGAGGCAGAACGCGCTGCGCATTGCACCACGCTGGCGGATGTCACGCTCCACAGCGATTTGATGGAGACCATCATATCGCCACAGGCATTTTCGCTGCTGTTTCTTAACCCGCCTTATGGCGACCTGGTTAAAGAAGATGCGTCTGATGCCCGTAAAACCGGCCGCGCCCGCCTTGAAAAGCAGTTTTACCAGCGCACTGTGGACAACCTGATGTACGACGGCATTCTGGTGCTGGTCGTGCCACATTACACACTGGATAAGGCCTTTGCCGGCTGGCTGGCAAACAGCTTTACCGATGTACAGATCTTCGCGGCCCAGACAGACCAGTTTAAGCAGGTGGTAATCTTCGGAAAGCGTATCCGGCGTCATCAGCGTAAGGCCGATGAGGCCAGGGATATCGTTCAGTGTCTGGTGGCTATTGGCCTGGGCGAGGAAACGGCCACGTCACTTCCGCAGTTATGGTCACGACCTTATCGTGTGCCGGCGGTGCGTCAGCCACTGAAACATTTTTACCGTGTGACGATGGAGCCGGTGCAACTTGAGGCGGAAATTCATCAGCTTCAGGGACTCTGGCCTGTCTTTGCCACTAGTCTGTGTCTTCAGCCACGGTGCCAGCGTCCACCGGCAAGACGTCTGTCACGCTGGCATCTTGCGCTGGCGCTTGCCGCCGGAGCCATCACCGGGGTGATCACCTCACCGACCGGGCGCACGCTGGTGGTGCGGGGCGATACCTGGAAGGTGAAAGATCGTAAAACCACCTTCACCGAAGATGATGACGGCAATATCACTGAAATCATCACGATGACGGACCGTTTTGTCCCGGCGATCGCCGCCTGGGACATGACTGCCGGCTCGGCGACGCTGGGTGAACTGATCTCGGTTCGCTAA
- a CDS encoding DUF3275 family protein, whose amino-acid sequence MNTSTSSPVMMAGKLVIKTINGRNGDFNVGLLETAIGSFSVKDRELEQYTAGVYKGQFVIGRIFMHAWSYGANSGAEIRARLDAMSIESNDALNPGDEQKLSPPVNDPLDEEISVETVAVASVARPGEGKAEVVPPLVGHETNRPQFTVPTLAELENGDQALFGCLWPLGEVVKLDATAPRQVLRQQKARLSQLGYDFNAQEQHFAKAAEAMLH is encoded by the coding sequence ATGAACACGTCCACTTCATCACCGGTCATGATGGCCGGAAAACTGGTTATCAAAACGATTAACGGTCGCAACGGCGACTTCAATGTTGGTTTGCTTGAAACCGCCATAGGCAGTTTCTCGGTGAAAGACAGGGAACTTGAGCAGTACACCGCGGGCGTCTATAAGGGTCAGTTTGTCATCGGGCGTATCTTCATGCATGCGTGGAGTTATGGCGCCAATTCGGGGGCCGAAATTCGCGCCCGGCTCGATGCGATGAGCATTGAGAGCAACGATGCCCTGAACCCGGGCGATGAGCAGAAACTTTCACCGCCGGTGAATGATCCGCTGGATGAAGAAATTTCAGTGGAAACCGTCGCGGTGGCATCTGTTGCACGCCCAGGCGAGGGAAAGGCTGAAGTCGTGCCGCCGCTTGTGGGCCACGAAACAAACCGGCCCCAATTTACGGTGCCGACGCTGGCTGAGCTGGAAAACGGTGACCAGGCCTTATTTGGTTGCCTCTGGCCGCTGGGCGAGGTGGTGAAACTCGATGCCACCGCCCCGCGCCAGGTACTGCGTCAGCAAAAAGCCCGTCTGAGCCAGCTCGGTTATGACTTTAACGCACAGGAGCAGCACTTCGCGAAAGCCGCTGAAGCCATGTTGCACTGA
- a CDS encoding DUF3577 domain-containing protein — translation MKTEQTYFDLHTRGIGYVNRLRTVTPKNSNPFMACTIAALHGNTSAPEYTYIDVRVYNDKACALLESCQDALENKQKVLIAFTVGDIYPEAFTYEKGEKKGQTGCGIKGRLIRITLIKINGHEVFREGVAEPQPA, via the coding sequence ATGAAGACTGAACAGACTTATTTTGATTTGCACACCCGCGGTATTGGCTATGTTAATCGCCTGCGCACCGTGACACCTAAAAACAGCAACCCGTTTATGGCCTGCACCATCGCCGCCCTGCACGGGAATACCAGCGCACCGGAGTACACCTATATTGACGTTCGTGTGTACAACGACAAAGCCTGTGCATTGCTGGAAAGCTGCCAGGATGCACTGGAGAATAAACAAAAAGTGCTTATCGCCTTTACGGTAGGCGATATTTACCCGGAAGCCTTTACCTATGAGAAGGGCGAGAAGAAAGGTCAGACGGGCTGCGGTATTAAAGGCCGTCTTATCCGCATCACGCTTATCAAAATCAACGGGCATGAAGTTTTCCGCGAAGGCGTGGCAGAACCTCAGCCCGCCTGA
- the ssb gene encoding single-stranded DNA-binding protein, which translates to MAQRGLNKVSLIGFVGQDPEVRYTQDKQPVAVFSVATGESWKDKESGETKEKTQWHRVVVYNKLAEIAATHLKKGTQVYLEGRLQIRKWTDNLGAERQATEVVVDINGMLQMLGSKPVLEHAAEPELPFEGEERAE; encoded by the coding sequence ATGGCCCAGCGAGGTTTGAATAAAGTCAGCCTGATTGGTTTTGTCGGTCAGGATCCGGAAGTGCGTTACACCCAGGATAAACAGCCTGTTGCGGTATTTTCTGTGGCAACCGGGGAATCCTGGAAAGATAAAGAGAGCGGTGAAACGAAGGAGAAAACGCAGTGGCATCGCGTGGTGGTCTACAACAAACTGGCAGAGATTGCCGCCACGCACCTGAAGAAAGGCACCCAGGTTTATCTGGAAGGACGGCTGCAAATCAGGAAGTGGACGGATAATCTGGGGGCAGAGCGGCAGGCCACCGAGGTGGTGGTGGATATCAACGGAATGCTGCAAATGCTCGGCAGTAAACCTGTGCTCGAACATGCCGCCGAGCCGGAATTGCCCTTTGAGGGAGAGGAGCGGGCCGAATAA
- a CDS encoding DUF3158 family protein produces MTMTQPETNPGYRQLSPRDWHAYESSLKGLLRVREPQALGRHATEAAGTLHQIQTLVLHRSWRWPLQYLPLMLCRGPARSGANFLRWRNQQNTRSGTVTWQALIQDPQWPQEMRDALLAIECDRVMFNMQMSVTTFILRQIRECRVKMTDARQVMASVSSCNNNTGGKEPWPSEV; encoded by the coding sequence ATGACGATGACGCAGCCTGAAACCAATCCGGGTTACCGTCAGCTGTCGCCCCGAGACTGGCATGCTTACGAAAGCTCGCTAAAAGGCCTTTTAAGGGTAAGGGAGCCGCAGGCTCTGGGGCGTCATGCGACAGAGGCGGCGGGGACCCTGCACCAGATACAGACTCTGGTGCTGCATCGTTCCTGGCGCTGGCCGCTGCAATATCTTCCGCTGATGTTATGCCGTGGGCCAGCCCGCTCTGGTGCAAATTTTCTGCGCTGGCGCAATCAGCAAAACACCCGTTCGGGGACGGTAACCTGGCAGGCGTTGATACAGGATCCTCAGTGGCCGCAGGAAATGCGGGACGCGCTGCTCGCCATTGAGTGCGACAGAGTGATGTTCAACATGCAGATGTCTGTGACGACGTTTATTTTGCGCCAGATACGTGAATGCCGTGTGAAAATGACGGATGCCCGCCAGGTGATGGCATCGGTGTCTTCGTGCAACAACAACACCGGAGGTAAAGAACCATGGCCCAGCGAGGTTTGA
- a CDS encoding PFL_4669 family integrating conjugative element protein, whose amino-acid sequence MSNTDPQFNLTSGPLRSTVTIELHTHYATQAWAGRLPNREENIYGIIGLPRFITIMNIIRLDALADNPYADLWMLLLEERLLVARDGMNALIGSMEVVFSQVPEMMTVEGSASIKPARFPVFASTQLGFIAVYLLTDYDTLMRKALLAQHMALLTRAQMNDLRQTAGKLIRSILVQAQKYQRIAVCRQDIREGNARAIAATEQVGPVPEDIFDGRRRSNYAPPLRQSDVHIDGAAVSVAETELEDEVEEPGDDDDAA is encoded by the coding sequence ATGAGCAATACCGACCCGCAATTTAACTTAACCAGCGGCCCGCTGCGCAGCACCGTAACCATTGAGCTTCACACCCATTATGCCACTCAGGCCTGGGCCGGACGTCTGCCGAACCGGGAAGAGAATATCTACGGCATCATCGGGCTTCCGCGTTTTATCACCATCATGAATATCATTCGCCTGGATGCACTGGCAGATAATCCTTATGCCGATTTATGGATGTTGTTGCTTGAAGAGCGCCTGCTGGTGGCGCGTGATGGAATGAATGCGCTGATTGGCAGCATGGAAGTGGTGTTCAGTCAGGTGCCTGAGATGATGACCGTGGAAGGCTCTGCCAGCATTAAGCCTGCCCGTTTTCCGGTCTTTGCCTCCACCCAGCTTGGGTTTATCGCAGTCTATCTGCTCACCGACTATGACACTCTAATGCGCAAGGCGCTGCTGGCGCAGCATATGGCTCTGCTGACGCGCGCACAGATGAATGACCTGCGCCAGACGGCGGGCAAGCTTATCCGCAGCATTCTGGTTCAGGCCCAGAAATACCAGCGTATCGCCGTCTGTCGACAGGATATTCGCGAGGGGAATGCGCGGGCGATTGCCGCAACAGAACAGGTCGGCCCGGTGCCGGAGGACATTTTCGACGGTCGGCGGCGCTCGAATTATGCGCCACCGTTGCGCCAGAGTGATGTTCACATTGATGGCGCTGCCGTATCAGTCGCTGAAACTGAGCTGGAGGACGAGGTTGAGGAGCCGGGGGATGACGATGACGCAGCCTGA
- a CDS encoding DUF2857 domain-containing protein, whose product MTPSLNYTVLTDALHALKEGNLRYCEAMGFTCDELDAISRLSVEELFILSQTTAPFMNVTIQHEVLRQVLARAEQEIQLQRRITRAIELGGSIELLGHFFGLPSGEVCNRRRISGIQVAQGRTRLPDENTDCQIWLQWEQRRPENLLSMDSLDVMMDITDSLSGQENTEALSLTVVWNRIMSCEKDLLQARER is encoded by the coding sequence ATGACGCCATCACTGAACTACACGGTGCTGACGGATGCGCTGCATGCCCTGAAAGAGGGCAATCTTCGCTACTGTGAGGCGATGGGGTTTACCTGTGATGAACTCGACGCCATCAGTCGTTTATCGGTGGAGGAGCTGTTTATTCTGAGTCAGACCACGGCGCCGTTTATGAATGTGACCATTCAACATGAAGTCCTGCGTCAGGTTCTGGCGCGGGCAGAGCAGGAAATACAGCTTCAGCGTCGGATCACCCGGGCCATTGAACTTGGCGGTTCGATTGAGCTGCTGGGGCATTTTTTTGGTTTGCCCTCGGGGGAGGTTTGCAACCGGCGGCGTATCTCAGGGATCCAGGTTGCACAGGGGCGAACGAGGCTGCCTGATGAAAATACCGATTGTCAGATTTGGCTGCAATGGGAGCAGCGACGCCCGGAAAATCTGCTTTCCATGGATTCACTGGATGTGATGATGGATATCACCGACAGCTTGTCCGGCCAGGAGAATACGGAGGCGTTGTCACTGACCGTCGTCTGGAACAGGATCATGTCGTGCGAAAAAGACCTGTTGCAAGCCCGGGAACGATGA
- a CDS encoding ParB family protein, translated as MINNTCTVISVTLDKLRAFDLNPRLVRNPKHDDIKASIRQRGLMQLPLITQRPSDAFYIIAGGGNTRLAVLNELWLETHAEKYWNIDCYYQPWQTEKSVDEGNLDCLLGHLIENEKRGALTFIERALGVQKATEIYQKINPGCSQTDKVSMLQDEGYCLSQTQLSVMIATIHYLLPYIPEHLYNGLARKHINELLALRNAAQKYWESHTSALPSESEHLLPLFEDVFALALFPFSDPGAGFQLKHILDELTGTISQKLGVHYNIVAMEIDTRSIKRSAFFGTEPIPVLPDVAGQRHMALKPRGKNLTVPEVEPSATDTVSVEAGCAETSAALEVDDDGSHAGRVATAENIAIVSPSELSGSSAAGVDTVVLFSPHPIPLYDEPEALASVIEQAAWEFAENAGLEFLIAPTEHGVFDIREPGDALSGEQQIYWQMLAFLADKLPGSAIEWRQMLLGTPLVCAELSDESLATFVQLLHSIRHLYALQRQESRV; from the coding sequence ATGATAAATAACACCTGTACCGTTATTTCAGTGACACTGGATAAGCTGCGCGCATTTGATTTGAACCCCCGACTCGTACGCAATCCAAAACATGACGATATTAAGGCATCCATCCGCCAGAGAGGACTGATGCAGTTGCCGCTGATTACCCAACGCCCCAGTGACGCTTTTTATATTATTGCCGGGGGTGGAAACACCCGCCTGGCGGTACTTAATGAGTTATGGCTTGAAACGCATGCGGAAAAATACTGGAATATTGATTGTTACTATCAGCCATGGCAGACGGAAAAAAGCGTTGATGAGGGCAATCTGGACTGTTTGCTCGGTCACCTGATTGAAAATGAAAAACGGGGTGCGCTGACCTTTATTGAACGGGCGCTGGGCGTTCAGAAGGCGACCGAAATTTATCAGAAAATCAATCCAGGTTGTTCACAAACCGATAAAGTCTCCATGCTGCAGGATGAAGGGTATTGCCTGTCACAGACACAGCTCAGTGTGATGATTGCCACCATTCATTATTTGCTTCCATATATTCCTGAGCACCTTTACAACGGCCTGGCAAGAAAACACATTAATGAGTTGCTGGCGCTGCGTAATGCCGCGCAAAAGTATTGGGAGTCCCATACTTCTGCGCTGCCGTCAGAGAGTGAACATCTGTTGCCTTTGTTTGAGGATGTTTTTGCCCTCGCGTTGTTTCCCTTTAGCGATCCCGGTGCGGGTTTCCAGTTAAAACATATCCTGGATGAGCTGACGGGCACCATCAGCCAGAAGCTCGGTGTTCACTACAATATAGTCGCTATGGAGATTGACACCCGGTCGATAAAACGCAGCGCCTTTTTTGGTACCGAGCCTATACCGGTGCTACCCGATGTTGCCGGGCAACGTCATATGGCATTAAAACCTCGGGGTAAAAACCTGACTGTTCCAGAGGTTGAGCCATCGGCCACCGACACGGTCAGTGTTGAGGCCGGTTGCGCTGAAACGTCTGCGGCTCTGGAGGTCGATGACGACGGGTCACACGCTGGCCGTGTGGCAACGGCGGAGAACATCGCTATCGTTTCACCGTCGGAGTTATCGGGCAGTTCTGCTGCTGGTGTCGATACAGTGGTGTTATTTTCACCGCACCCCATACCTTTGTATGATGAGCCTGAAGCACTTGCCAGCGTTATCGAACAGGCCGCATGGGAGTTTGCAGAAAATGCGGGGCTGGAGTTTCTGATAGCACCCACCGAACACGGTGTGTTCGATATCCGTGAGCCGGGCGATGCACTGTCCGGTGAACAGCAAATTTACTGGCAAATGCTGGCATTCCTCGCGGATAAACTGCCCGGCAGCGCCATCGAATGGCGCCAGATGTTGCTCGGAACGCCCCTGGTTTGCGCAGAACTGAGCGATGAATCGCTGGCGACGTTTGTGCAACTGCTTCACAGTATCCGCCATTTGTATGCCCTGCAACGCCAGGAGAGCAGGGTATGA
- a CDS encoding AlpA family transcriptional regulator, with protein sequence MVSDKLLRLPQVIEKTGLKRTQIYDYMKTGTFPGSVKIGLASVAWLESEIDAWIREKSALR encoded by the coding sequence ATCGTGTCCGATAAACTACTGCGACTGCCCCAGGTGATTGAAAAGACGGGTCTGAAGCGCACACAAATCTATGACTATATGAAAACAGGTACCTTTCCCGGTTCGGTTAAAATTGGCCTCGCCAGTGTGGCGTGGCTTGAATCGGAAATCGATGCCTGGATCAGGGAAAAATCAGCGCTGCGCTGA
- a CDS encoding FadR/GntR family transcriptional regulator produces MTQNDNKKSDKALKKNEKHKEPGVAKRAYKQLKTWLIAGRWKPEDCLPSEAILSQELGVSRNSLQTALKLLNTTGAIETVKGSGSHVNKDFAPYMLRDDTNLVIRLKPREFSDMLEFRQNVELQCAGLAAARATRGDMVALTRALKAMKAQQHDPTEFSKAESEFHFALIDATHNTIWIRAMNAIRGDYHAYLAELNEGGVFAENVVAHEALYLALKDQDSDAALRAMTTVLAQAAHTSDIVAQNRADNKSVQSPIIFDGE; encoded by the coding sequence ATGACTCAAAACGATAATAAAAAGAGCGACAAAGCGCTTAAGAAAAACGAAAAACACAAAGAGCCCGGCGTTGCCAAAAGGGCATACAAGCAACTTAAGACCTGGCTGATAGCAGGACGCTGGAAACCGGAAGATTGTCTGCCGTCAGAAGCCATATTGAGTCAAGAGTTAGGCGTTAGCCGCAACAGTTTACAAACCGCGCTCAAACTGTTGAACACCACAGGAGCCATCGAGACCGTCAAAGGGAGCGGATCGCACGTCAATAAAGATTTTGCCCCCTATATGCTCAGGGATGATACGAACCTCGTCATCCGGCTTAAGCCGAGGGAGTTTAGCGATATGCTCGAATTCCGACAGAACGTGGAATTGCAGTGTGCGGGGCTGGCTGCCGCCAGAGCGACCCGGGGCGATATGGTAGCGCTGACCAGGGCGTTAAAAGCCATGAAGGCCCAGCAGCATGATCCAACTGAGTTCTCAAAGGCGGAAAGCGAATTTCACTTTGCCCTCATCGATGCCACACATAACACCATCTGGATCAGGGCTATGAATGCCATTCGGGGCGACTATCACGCCTACCTGGCTGAGCTCAATGAGGGTGGTGTTTTCGCTGAGAACGTGGTGGCCCATGAGGCGCTATATCTGGCGCTGAAAGACCAAGACAGTGATGCCGCACTGCGGGCCATGACGACGGTGCTGGCACAGGCCGCGCACACATCCGATATTGTGGCGCAAAACCGTGCAGATAATAAAAGCGTGCAATCCCCCATTATATTTGACGGGGAATAA
- a CDS encoding sulfatase-like hydrolase/transferase: MNQNTTAPRNNNRPNVLFISVDQWPAHLFGFAGNQTIETPTIDNLARSGICYSSAYTECPICIPARRSMMTGTSPRTHGDRIFQPTLPMPALPTLAQVFTQAGYQTQAIGKLHAYPPRDRIGFEEAFIAEEGRSHLGGVDDYEIFLAEQGYAGQQFMHGMSNNEYSWRTWHLDEHLHVTNWITATAAKNIRRRDPTRPGFWHVSYTQPHPPITPLQSYLDRYRHRQMETPVASDWSHQALTPWAVKMAQPMWGKLTPVQHADMRRAFYAQCTHIDHQLRLLIGTLREEGILDNTIILFTSDHGDMLGDHGLYAKRFLYQGSIQVPMILVDRAGSHESSRNTVDNRLVALQDIMPTLLSLCDIPVPESCDGFPMTGTQKRQTLYCESMEGPRASRMITDGQYKLLWYPAGNHFQLFDVVEDPGEQNDLFFSPDSLTVIKRLRTQLMSELYGNDLQWLTDGTFVGCDEPPLTIPVNRDLGGQRGIHFPPLATASDPGRVVGFG; encoded by the coding sequence ATGAACCAGAACACAACTGCCCCCCGTAATAACAACAGGCCCAATGTCCTGTTTATTTCCGTCGACCAGTGGCCGGCACATCTGTTTGGTTTTGCCGGCAATCAGACTATCGAAACCCCGACTATTGATAATCTGGCCCGTAGCGGTATTTGTTATTCTTCCGCCTATACCGAATGCCCGATATGCATTCCGGCGCGACGCAGCATGATGACCGGCACTTCACCGCGAACACATGGTGACCGTATTTTTCAGCCGACGCTACCAATGCCAGCACTGCCGACTCTGGCTCAGGTCTTTACGCAGGCAGGCTATCAGACGCAGGCTATCGGTAAACTGCACGCTTACCCACCCCGTGACCGCATCGGCTTTGAGGAAGCGTTTATCGCTGAAGAGGGGCGCAGCCATTTGGGCGGCGTGGACGATTACGAAATCTTTCTCGCCGAGCAGGGATACGCCGGCCAGCAGTTTATGCACGGCATGAGTAACAATGAGTACAGCTGGCGCACCTGGCATCTGGATGAGCATCTGCATGTCACCAACTGGATAACCGCCACCGCCGCGAAAAACATTCGCCGCCGCGACCCGACCCGCCCGGGATTCTGGCATGTTTCTTATACGCAACCCCATCCGCCCATCACCCCCCTGCAGTCCTATCTCGACCGGTACCGCCATCGTCAGATGGAAACCCCGGTCGCCAGTGACTGGTCTCACCAGGCACTCACCCCTTGGGCGGTCAAAATGGCACAGCCGATGTGGGGGAAACTGACTCCGGTGCAACATGCCGATATGCGTCGGGCCTTTTACGCGCAGTGCACGCATATTGATCACCAGCTTCGCCTGCTGATTGGCACACTGCGTGAAGAAGGGATCCTGGACAACACCATCATCCTGTTTACCAGCGATCACGGCGACATGCTCGGCGACCACGGTTTGTATGCCAAACGCTTTCTCTATCAGGGATCGATACAGGTTCCCATGATCCTGGTTGACCGGGCGGGCTCCCATGAAAGCAGCCGCAACACCGTGGATAACCGCCTGGTCGCCCTGCAGGACATTATGCCGACGCTGCTGTCACTGTGTGACATTCCTGTGCCGGAAAGCTGCGACGGCTTCCCGATGACCGGCACACAAAAACGTCAGACGTTGTACTGCGAATCCATGGAAGGCCCCCGCGCCAGCCGGATGATCACTGACGGACAGTACAAACTGCTCTGGTATCCGGCTGGAAATCACTTCCAGCTCTTTGATGTCGTTGAAGATCCCGGTGAACAAAACGACCTCTTCTTCTCCCCTGATAGTCTCACCGTTATCAAACGGCTGCGCACGCAGCTTATGAGTGAGCTGTATGGCAATGACCTGCAGTGGCTCACCGACGGCACCTTCGTCGGTTGCGACGAACCGCCACTGACAATCCCCGTTAACCGCGACCTCGGCGGCCAGCGGGGGATCCACTTCCCGCCGCTGGCCACCGCATCCGATCCGGGCCGGGTTGTCGGGTTTGGTTAA
- a CDS encoding MFS transporter, whose amino-acid sequence MTNETLVSGLSMAPPDVVGSDRVFKKIAWRLLPLLVLCYFAAFLDRVNVGFAALTMRDDIGLSATAYGLGSGIFFLSYFIFEVPSNLMLARYGARRWIARIMITWAIISACTAFVQGSTSFLILRFLLGAAEAGFYPGILYYLSNWFPNRKRAQIISLLLLSNPFATIIGAPLSGIILSAGPHSGLQEWQWLFLLESIPSLVLGLLVIFLLPDKVEDVKWLSVKEKAIARAELDADTASRKSKANVALSHIFHHPWILGLALVFLGIAMTNSTINFWLPQIIKSSGFSIMATGFISMIPYIAAVIALLWWGKRSDRKNERFFHMMAPLVVAIIGISITALSSVQILQITGLTLASAGLFAVLPVFWSLPPKFMVGAAAAGGIAVINSIGNLGGFFGPTAMGYIKDMTGSFSLGLLVNIAMLIVSLVTLIIFATRTTLGKKEES is encoded by the coding sequence ATGACTAACGAAACATTAGTATCGGGCCTGAGCATGGCACCACCCGACGTGGTAGGCAGTGACCGGGTCTTCAAAAAAATCGCCTGGCGGTTATTACCGCTGTTAGTGCTGTGCTATTTTGCCGCCTTTCTTGACCGGGTCAATGTCGGGTTTGCTGCCTTAACCATGCGTGATGATATCGGGCTCTCGGCAACCGCCTATGGTCTGGGGAGCGGCATATTTTTTCTCAGTTACTTCATTTTTGAAGTGCCCAGCAACCTGATGCTTGCCCGTTATGGAGCCAGGCGCTGGATCGCCCGCATTATGATCACCTGGGCGATTATTTCAGCCTGCACGGCGTTTGTGCAGGGCAGTACCTCCTTTCTGATCTTACGTTTTTTATTAGGGGCGGCAGAAGCCGGCTTCTATCCGGGAATCCTCTATTATCTGAGCAACTGGTTCCCCAACAGAAAACGCGCCCAAATCATCTCCCTGCTCCTGCTCTCTAACCCGTTTGCCACCATCATCGGCGCGCCGCTGTCAGGGATAATTTTGTCGGCGGGGCCACATTCGGGTCTCCAGGAATGGCAGTGGTTATTTCTCCTCGAATCCATCCCGTCGCTGGTCCTGGGCCTGCTGGTCATTTTCCTGCTGCCGGATAAAGTCGAGGACGTGAAATGGCTGTCCGTAAAAGAAAAAGCTATCGCCCGGGCGGAGCTGGACGCCGATACTGCCAGCAGAAAAAGCAAGGCGAACGTGGCGCTTTCGCATATCTTCCATCACCCGTGGATCCTCGGACTGGCGCTGGTTTTCCTGGGCATCGCCATGACCAATTCCACCATCAACTTCTGGCTACCGCAGATCATCAAAAGCTCCGGGTTCTCCATCATGGCCACCGGCTTTATCTCGATGATCCCATATATTGCCGCAGTCATTGCGCTGTTGTGGTGGGGAAAACGCAGTGACCGAAAAAATGAACGCTTTTTCCACATGATGGCGCCTCTGGTGGTGGCAATCATCGGGATAAGCATCACTGCGTTAAGCAGCGTACAAATCCTGCAGATCACTGGGTTGACCCTGGCCTCTGCCGGATTGTTTGCCGTCCTCCCCGTGTTCTGGTCCCTGCCCCCGAAATTTATGGTGGGTGCAGCAGCAGCCGGTGGCATTGCAGTCATTAACTCCATCGGCAATCTGGGCGGATTCTTTGGCCCGACAGCCATGGGTTACATCAAGGATATGACGGGGAGTTTTTCGCTGGGACTGCTGGTGAATATCGCCATGCTGATAGTCAGTCTTGTCACCCTCATCATTTTTGCCACCCGAACGACGCTGGGGAAAAAAGAAGAGTCATAA